From Artemia franciscana unplaced genomic scaffold, ASM3288406v1 Scaffold_5700, whole genome shotgun sequence, the proteins below share one genomic window:
- the LOC136043406 gene encoding uncharacterized protein LOC136043406 translates to MIAHLQIKLRAQKKTQQDLKKLYDTDKLQDQKIRRDFCISVWNKFDALPVEANDSESVEEKWEKIKSAYTTIAAEKLGFRKKPKERWISDITWKLIDERKTLKQAMLIDTTRCSELATKQIYKEKDKEVKKSARKDKRQFLEKKAALAEEADRKGDSKTLYRLTNEMVGKQSSRITLVKDENGSIISDPEKIDERWASHFEKLLNRPRTCDQANVPDIPFMYLDFNTDPPSAEEIMHAAKKLKNGRAPGIDGISAEMLKYSISTCISIWLSLFTKIWTLVKVPRDWSRGITVKLFKEGDLMNCHN, encoded by the coding sequence ATGATCGCCCACTTACAGATCAAACTACGTGCCCAAAAAAAGACACAGCAAGATCTGAAGAAACTGTACGACACGGACAAGCTACAGGATCAAAAAATCCGCAGAGATTTCTGTATCTCGGTATGGAACAAATTTGATGCCTTGCCTGTTGAGGCAAATGACTCAGAAAGTGTCGAAGAGAAatgggagaaaataaaaagtgcataCACGACGATTGCTGCAGAAAAGCTAGGTTTCCgaaagaaaccaaaggaaaggtgGATCTCTGACATAACATGGAAACTGATTGACGAACGAAAGACACTTAAGCAAGCCATGCTCATAGATACTACAAGATGTTCAGAGCTggcaacaaaacaaatatacaaagaaaaagataaagaggtaaaaaagagtgcaagaaAGGACAAGAGACAGTTCCTTGAAAAGAAAGCAGCTTTAGCTGAAGAAGCTGATAGGAAGGGTGATTCCAAGACTCTCTACCGATTGACAAATGAGATGGTAGGAAAACAAAGCAGCCGAATCACCCTTGTCAAGGACGAAAATGGATCAATTATATCTGATCCAGAAAAAATTGACGAGAGATGGGCTTCCCATTTCGAAAAACTTCTGAACAGACCGAGAACTTGCGACCAAGCTAACGTACCTGATATCCCTTTTATGTATCTAGACTTCAATACAGATCCTCCGAGTGCTGAGGAGATCATGCATGCagcaaagaagttaaaaaatggaCGAGCCCCGGGTATTGATGGCATTTCAGCAGAAATGCTGAAGTACTCAATTAGTACCTGCATATCCATTTGGCTTTCTCTCTTCACCAAAATATGGACCTTAGTGAAGGTCCCAAGAGATTGGAGCAGAGGCATTACAGTCAAACTCTTCAAAGAGGGAGACTTGATGAACTGCCATAACTGA